From Oryza brachyantha chromosome 9, ObraRS2, whole genome shotgun sequence, a single genomic window includes:
- the LOC102715971 gene encoding peptidyl-prolyl cis-trans isomerase FKBP43-like, whose product MVYYFQATVGSFHHSGWVLVECKIGDQELVKIGAVNAETAPVCHLELEFEEDKDVVLSVLGQNSVFSGLGQNSVHLSGYYICSDNGDHGEDSKEFKSDSIDGEASLGLERTLGGNVLQTSSQEENAPLTDEDNNATQNIIQHTVPPILILNDNADAKNSDEKQSDEAKLSENVHAELHPEHTVILDNGMTMEDLTKGNAGAKTAINGRKVYVKYVCQLSNGDPVDPTGQSSTCKFILGAGEVISGWDLGIKGMHVGGKRRLCIPPHLGYGDARRGNIPPNSWLIYDIELLKVKRHKTTRKQKRARRAAPQASTTAS is encoded by the exons AtggtttattattttcaggCTACGGTTGGCAGCTTTCACCATTCTGGTTGGGTCCTTGTTGAATGCAAGATTGGTGACCAGGAGCTCGTAAAGATTGGTGCTGTAAATGCTGAAACTGCTCCAGTTTGCCACCTAGAGCTTGAATTTGAGGAGGACAAGGATGTGGTCTTATCAGTCCTTGGGCAGAACTCAGTCTTCTCAGGCCTTGGGCAGAACTCAGTACACCTATCAGGATACTACATCTGTTCTGACAATGGTGACCATGGTGAAGATAGCAA GGAATTCAAATCCGATTCAATAGACGGAGAAGCGTCTCTTGGCCTTGAGCGTACTCTGGGAGGCAATGTGCTTCAAACTAGTAGTCAGGAGGAAAATGCTCCACTCACTGATGAGGATAATAATGCTACACAGAATATTATCCAACATACTGTACCACCTATCCT GATCTTGAACGACAATGCTGATGCTAAAAACAGTGATGAGAAACAATCTGATGAAGCTAAACTATCTGAAAATGTGCATGCAGAACTGCATCCTGAGCACACTGTCATACTTGATAATGGTATGACAATGGAAGATCTGACCAAGGGAAATGCTGGTGCCAAAACTGCAATTAATGGCAGAAAG GTTTATGTGAAGTATGTTTGTCAATTGAGCAATGGTGATCCTGTTGATCCTACCGGTCAAAGTTCCACTTGCAAGTTCATACTTG GTGCTGGGGAAGTCATCAGTGGATGGGATCTTGGTATTAAAG GCATGCATGTAGGTGGAAAAAGGAGACTTTGCATTCCCCCCCATCTAGG GTATGGGGATGCTAGAAGAGGAAACATACCACCAAACTCATGGCTCATCTATGACATCGAACTGCTGAAAGTCAAGCGACACAAAACCACACGAAAACAAAAGAGGGCCAGAAGAGCGGCGCCACAAGCTTCTACAACTGCAAGCTAG
- the LOC102716246 gene encoding DNA repair protein RAD51 homolog 4, giving the protein MELLNDVTENRRFLPTGLQGIDALLGGGLRQGQLTEITGQSSSGKTQVCLCSASHVAAMQLGAVIYLDTSNSFSPSRIARIVDGFRISLVTEPKNVKLERVLSSIICKSVFDIFDLFEVLRQLELSLKNKVNNGSSKICLLIIDSLSSLLAPINGGKYPQGRSMMISVAMILKKLADEYNLSVLVTNHMVAGNGAPKPALGESWKTVPHVRLVLSRERGSNICAATVLKHTLLASGHVMRFAVPR; this is encoded by the exons ATGGAGTTGCTCAACGACGTGACGGAGAACAGGCGCTTCCTCCCCACGGGGCTCCAAGG CATCGACGCGCTTCTTGGAGGCGGCCTGCGCCAAGGCCAGCTCACTGAAATTACCGGCCAATCGTCCTCTGGTAAAACACAG GTCTGTCTATGTTCGGCTTCACATGTGGCAGCTATGCAGTTGGGTGCTGTAATATACTTGGATACTAGCAATTCCTTCTCCCCTAGCCGCATTGCTCGAATAGTTGATGGATTTCGCATCTCTTTGGTCACAGAG CCAAAGAATGTAAAACTCGAGAGGGTCCTGAGCAGCATCATTTGTAAGTCTGTGTTTGATATATTCGATTTGTTTGAAGTACTACGCCAACTCGAATTGTCACTGAAAAATAAG GTAAACAATGGGAGCAGCAAGATATGCTTGCTTATTATTGACTCATTATCATCTCTACTTGCTCCAATCAATGGTGGGAAATATCCACAAG GGCGGTCGATGATGATATCAGTGGCCATGATCCTGAAGAAGCTAGCGGATGAATACAATCTATCTGTTCTG GTAACTAACCATATGGTTGCGGGGAATGGAGCTCCCAAGCCTGCTCTTGGTGAGAGCTGGAAAACTGTTCCACATGTCCGCTTGGTGCTATCTCGTGAGCGTGGGAGCAATATCTGCGCAGCAACTGTGCTGAAGCACACACTACTG GCTTCTGGCCATGTTATGAGATTTGCAGTACCCAGATGA